Proteins encoded in a region of the Moritella marina ATCC 15381 genome:
- the glnD gene encoding bifunctional uridylyltransferase/uridylyl-removing protein GlnD, with protein sequence MDTTQYVPALLADEELTLSHCKTHMQEFQSWLEQRFFDGDDIIALVSCRAEYMDQLLNRLWQKFTLSTHSELALVAVGGYGRGELHPKSDIDLLITTTTTLTTEQEQAISLFITMLWDLRLEVGHSVRTIEECLEKGLGDITIATNLLESRLITGSEDTYAQLQDIIDPETFWPSQDFFQAKHEEQLARHHQFKGSSYNLEPDLKSSPGGLRDLQTILWITRRHFGSNSFLELTNHGFLTKGEYRELEDCQNFLWRVRFALHLGLKRCDNRLLFDRQTTVADALGYNGDGNHAVETMMKQFYQTIRRVTELNEMLLQLFNQAILGHVGMDVRNITADFRLRGSLIDTTSTDLFTRRPSAIIELFCHIADNKHITGIYAGTIRELRDARRKLTMWLEDIPECREQFMLLLKHPNASGLALTLMHKHGVIAAYIPQWSRILGQMQFDLFHNYTVDEHTHRLVKIIDSYKRDETKETHPLCCEIYPRLEKPELLLIAAIFHDIGKGQKGNHSEIGAIDVRAFCKKHGINKADRKLVARLVKYHLLMSVTAQRRDIHDPEIITEFARTIGDQEHLNYLYCLTVADICATNDTLWNNWKGSLLRELYFLTQQALRRGLENPLDAKFRIRHNKDTALAFLENSSFSLEQIQALWATFRSEYFLRNDPGQICWHTTGILNHQDPSKPLVLISQNSTRGGNEVFIYAKENKHLFSSAVSALGNKCLNIHDAKITSSRNGYVLDSFVILDQTGDTLAADRVYALQESLETVLTEAKAPVLRKQRIPRQIKQFSVKTKVTFLATKKKRTFVEIITLDTPGLLARISAILSSENIVLHNAKISTIGERAEDFFIISGNNNQPLSPEQQAELRHNLITELADS encoded by the coding sequence ATGGATACAACTCAATATGTTCCCGCATTACTCGCAGATGAAGAGTTAACCCTTAGTCATTGTAAAACACACATGCAAGAGTTTCAGTCTTGGCTTGAACAGCGCTTCTTTGATGGCGATGATATTATTGCGTTAGTATCTTGCCGCGCAGAATACATGGACCAATTGTTGAATCGTCTTTGGCAAAAGTTTACCTTATCCACACATTCGGAATTAGCACTGGTTGCCGTCGGCGGTTATGGCCGTGGCGAATTGCACCCTAAATCAGACATAGATCTGCTGATCACCACGACGACAACCTTAACCACAGAGCAAGAGCAGGCTATATCGCTCTTTATCACCATGTTATGGGATCTGCGCTTAGAGGTCGGACACAGTGTTCGCACTATCGAAGAGTGTTTAGAGAAGGGCTTGGGCGACATCACAATTGCGACCAACCTATTAGAATCGCGCTTGATCACAGGCTCGGAAGACACTTATGCACAACTACAAGACATTATAGATCCGGAAACATTCTGGCCAAGCCAAGATTTTTTCCAAGCCAAGCATGAAGAACAACTTGCTCGACATCATCAATTTAAAGGCTCTTCATACAATTTAGAGCCAGATTTAAAAAGCAGCCCAGGTGGATTACGCGATTTACAAACTATCCTGTGGATCACCCGCCGTCACTTTGGCTCTAACAGCTTTTTAGAATTAACTAACCATGGTTTTTTAACCAAAGGTGAATACCGCGAACTGGAAGATTGTCAGAATTTTTTATGGCGGGTTAGATTTGCCCTACACCTTGGACTAAAGCGTTGTGATAACCGCTTGCTCTTCGACCGCCAAACAACCGTTGCGGACGCGTTAGGTTATAACGGCGATGGTAATCATGCTGTTGAAACCATGATGAAACAATTTTACCAAACTATTCGTCGTGTTACCGAGCTCAATGAAATGCTACTACAGCTTTTTAATCAGGCGATCCTCGGGCACGTCGGTATGGATGTACGTAACATCACCGCCGATTTCCGTCTCCGTGGCAGTTTAATTGATACCACCAGCACCGATCTATTTACCCGTCGTCCCAGTGCTATTATTGAGCTGTTCTGCCATATTGCAGATAACAAACATATCACTGGTATTTATGCTGGCACCATACGTGAACTCCGTGACGCCAGACGTAAACTCACCATGTGGTTAGAAGACATCCCCGAATGTCGAGAGCAATTCATGCTATTGCTTAAGCATCCTAACGCCAGTGGTTTAGCACTGACGCTAATGCATAAACACGGTGTTATTGCAGCTTACATTCCACAGTGGAGTCGTATTTTAGGGCAAATGCAATTTGATCTATTTCATAATTACACTGTCGACGAACATACCCATCGTTTAGTCAAAATCATTGATTCTTACAAGCGTGATGAAACCAAAGAAACACACCCGTTATGCTGTGAGATATACCCGCGCTTAGAAAAGCCCGAATTGTTACTTATCGCGGCTATTTTTCATGACATAGGTAAAGGTCAAAAAGGTAATCATTCCGAAATTGGCGCTATTGATGTTCGTGCTTTTTGTAAGAAACACGGTATCAACAAAGCCGATCGTAAACTCGTTGCGCGATTAGTAAAATACCATTTATTAATGTCGGTTACTGCGCAGCGCCGTGATATTCATGATCCTGAAATCATTACTGAGTTTGCCCGTACTATTGGCGATCAAGAGCATTTAAATTACCTTTATTGCCTCACGGTTGCCGATATCTGCGCGACCAATGATACCTTATGGAATAACTGGAAAGGTTCATTGCTACGTGAATTATACTTCCTCACACAGCAAGCGCTGCGCCGCGGTTTAGAAAACCCATTAGATGCTAAATTCAGGATCCGTCACAACAAAGATACTGCGTTAGCTTTTTTAGAGAATAGCAGCTTTAGTCTCGAACAGATCCAAGCCTTGTGGGCCACATTCCGCTCCGAGTATTTTTTACGTAACGATCCGGGTCAGATCTGTTGGCACACGACAGGAATTTTGAATCATCAAGATCCAAGCAAGCCCTTGGTGCTCATCAGTCAAAATAGTACCCGTGGTGGTAATGAAGTATTCATTTATGCGAAAGAAAATAAACATCTATTTTCCTCTGCTGTTTCTGCATTAGGTAATAAATGCTTAAACATTCATGATGCTAAGATCACTTCAAGTCGTAATGGCTATGTGCTCGATAGTTTCGTGATCTTAGATCAAACCGGCGATACCCTCGCCGCTGATCGCGTTTACGCATTACAAGAATCATTAGAAACAGTGTTAACAGAGGCTAAAGCGCCAGTATTAAGAAAGCAGCGTATTCCACGACAAATAAAGCAATTCTCGGTAAAAACTAAAGTCACGTTTTTAGCCACCAAGAAAAAACGTACCTTTGTCGAGATCATCACCTTGGATACGCCTGGGTTACTAGCGCGTATTAGCGCGATATTAAGCTCAGAAAATATCGTCTTACATAATGCTAAAATCTCAACAATTGGTGAACGCGCTGAGGATTTCTTTATTATTTCCGGTAATAATAATCAACCTTTATCACCAGAACAGCAAGCGGAATTACGTCATAATCTAATCACCGAATTAGCCGATAGCTAA